The following DNA comes from Vigna radiata var. radiata cultivar VC1973A unplaced genomic scaffold, Vradiata_ver6 scaffold_298, whole genome shotgun sequence.
GGTCATTGAATTGTTGAGAAAAAATGTCATTTAGGTGCTTTCATTTATGTTAGATGAGCTCCATAAGCATGTCTTACCTAAAAATGGCTTTCATCCACAATTGACATGACAAATTTCGGTTATGAAAGACATTGAAATGGCATAGAAATTGTTCATAAACTCAAAACTGATGAATGATCAACAACGATGACCAACAACAATTCAAATGAAAACGACAATAAAAAAGGGAATAACCTACATCTTTattaacattcaaaatatttattacaatacATTTACATTAATTTGCATGTCTACATTGATCTGCTACTACCAATAATCACTAAATACAAAATTCACTCATGTTTTGGACGATGTCCAATGTACAGGGTTCTATAAGTTTTATTCTTGTAACACTTTCGTCGTCATTCCTTCATAAGGTTATTTTTGACgtgttggtttttttttccttcaaatccTCACCAATTGTATTAGTTGATGCTTTCACAGAGAAATAACAAATTTCTTTGCTTGATGCACCAACATCAACAACGAactgaaatttaacaaaaattaccaTTGTATAAAACCATAAAAGGAAATTCTAACAATAAAGGAAAGGGCAAAAACCGAAACAATATAGGGAAAACCAAAGGTCATATGCATATACCTTGCTCTCACTGGAAAATTCCATTTTGCGCAATACAATCTACATAATCAAACCATAAAGGTGAGACCTTGAACAAACAAAATAGAGCTTTCATTTACAAAAGCAAAACCGagaccttaaaaaaaaaaggacaccTTAACAATTTGGGTTTAAGTCTTACTTTACCTTACAAAACAAACTTGTAAGGTGAGAATTATCCCCCACTTATATACTTTTTTCAAGTTCTATCTTTAGTCAATGTAAGACTTGAGTTTTTTCCAATACCCTATTTATAGTAATCAATAATCCTAGCTAATTATGGAAAATGTTGATAAGACAAAGAATGTGGTAACTAATCCTAAGGTATAAAGAGGAAATAAGGAAACTAATATTAaagcataatttaaaatatctaatgaTGTATTTTTCACATATTCTATCAAATCActaaagaataatatttcagATTGCAAATCAATTaacaaagaatttaaaaagaatttctaTTAGGAACTTTTGGAATGAGTCTCATTTCATACATAGTCCAATGCAAAGAGGAGacagaaaagaaataatacaacaagtaataaaatttaaaaaataataattcaaccTTGCAATACAAACCCATGATAAGtagtaaacaaaaaaataatcacatgAATTCTTTATAGGGTTCTTTATGAATTATGTaagttgaatttgaattatGTAAGTGGAATTTGAGTGTAGAACTTCTATATCAGAACCTTACACGGCTTATTTGCATTTACACGATATTTCACTTTCATTCAAGCATTTAAAGTGAATCAGATGAGAACTCCACCATTTACATTTTATACTGAATATCAGAAGAAACAATCACGACaacttttattatgatttactTACCAAGCCATATAAGCAGAGGTATTTGGATTATACTCCTCCAGAGTACATTGTTTGTGCATGTATGACGTAATCTTATGTTCCCCTTCCCTATAAACATTAGCATCGGAGAGAATTACCTAAATCCAAATTAACAAGgtaaaaaacaataacatttAACTTGATATAAAAGAAGACAATAacaatgatttaaaatattaaacaaggGTGAATGAAGCATTCTTAATGGTAGTTGATTTAAGCAAGAGAATTACTGAAAAAGTAGAAGTCTGCATAAATTGTTCATTACAagcaaaaattaataacaaaatcataatataattatttcaaagaaGGAGTTTCATGTGTCATACTTCAAAGTGACGATTAAAAGTGCATATTAGAATGGTTATATAAACTTAAATCAAACAAAGATTATTTAATTGGATTTTCCTAGGGTTAGTTACATGGAAAACTAACTCTTTTAACATTGAGACTAAGGTTAgtgaaacatggaaacaaatattttagttactccaacataaaagtatttatgctctaaaaaaatttcatctaacaaataaataacaaattaatatctTCTAAATGACAATTATATCTTCTACAATGATATTAAGACATCAATTACTAGGTTCGAGACCTATAACACAAAGTGTATAAGAAGTTGAAATTGGACTTGAGATTTTAAACCACATTTTAATAGTACACGATTTATTATAATCAGGAAGAAATGAAGCTTAGTAGTGACTTAAATATGTTCATAATTGGGAACATGGGGTGGTATAGAATATCTTTAGACAACAATAAATGTCCAAAATCAGAaccacattatatatatatatatatatatatatatatatatatatatatatatatatatatatatatatatatatatatatatatatatatatatataNtatatatatatatatatatatatatatatatatatatatatatatatatatatatatatatatatatatatatatatatatatatatatcaattagtCACCAGAATTCGTATTTAAATCTTAATGCCATAATATCTTTCATATAAGGTGAAGTATTGAACTAGTAACAAGTAAATTATACTTCACAAGTGTAGCACTCAATCCCAAACCAAAATACATCATCAACGTGTATCCTACATTAATTAGCTCTAAATATAAGacataaaaaattcaagaagaGTAAATAGTTGCATCTATGAATTGAccatttaaaaaacataaactaatcaataaaaatacaattttaccCATACATCTCTGAATTTCCATCAAGAGTCAAAAGTTTCTTCACTATATCCTTCACTTTAGTTTCATACAGAGAAAGCAGGCTTTTCTTCTGCAAGGTAATGCAGTTATCAAACATCTTGTTGAATAAGTGACCAGAAGTTAATAGCAGAGTTGACCAAATCAATAAGCAAGTTACCGAACCTGTAGCCACTGCATGAAAGTTTCGAGCTTTGCTTCTTCTGGGTTCGCCATAGCTACCGGTACCTAGTCAATTCTTGGTTTACACCTACTTGGATAACAGGGGGCTCAAGGCTTAAAGGGTTTAATAAATTGAGTAAAAGCTTtcaaaaagtaatgaaaattacgtacaaattataatattactaAATACTGAACGTtctttattagagaaaaaaatagtaaatattcatttaagtgttgaaattaaacattacaaagttataaaaaaaaatattcaatccgTTTCTTCATTTCCATGGTTTAAGACAATGAATACCACTATGAAAATGTTTCTTCGATAATGCAAATACCAGCAAAATACCACCAAAGGCAAAAATCAAAAACCCAATTCCAAAAAATGATAatggaaaagggaaaaaaaaatcataccttTTTCGAAGTCGAAGAACCAATCTCACCGAATGAATCCATTGcacaataacaataacaaacctaaaaaatgataatgaaatCACCAAATGGACACCAACGAGAGAGACACCACTACGAAACCTTCACCAAATGGAAAGAGAGAACTTggtgagagaaaatgaaaatctaaaatGGAAAGAGAAAACTTGATGACAGAGAGTGAAAACCTAAAACAAGAGgagaaagagaatgagagaataCTGAAAGGAAGGAAGATAGTTTCGGAATATTAAAATGTCCAAATCTGAATCCTTTTCGAAATCagtttttttagaatttttttttaaaatcaaccAATTACAACGCGACACGTGGTGTTGTCAAAAGCGTTGTCAAAAACACGTTGTTAATATATCGCTATCCTTATAAAAGTACTAATTAAATATTGACAGAAAGGCATACATATGATTTAGAGACGACAAAAAGGCATACATTTAGGCGACAGAGAGGCATAAATGAGTTTAATTAGTAATCCCGAGCCTAAGGAGATTGATAACGAATGTATTCCTATTTGacaatattttgtaataaaatctaagtaaagacCAAGTATAATTCTGCTGACGATGCAATGTAAGCATACGCTTCTTGAAGTCATTGCTTCAAGAAcattttattagttataataacAGCTGTTTATTATGTTCCGACGTTTAAAAAACAAGTACGACAAAATTCTGGTAAGTAAacttatgaatataaaaaacaaaaattaagcacatataatataattaagctTGAATTTATAAACCGTGCACGTTATATATCATgattcaaaaaagaaaacgtGTTTACGGAAAcgataataaaaagaaaagtaaatgctTGAACACTGTATAAATACTAATAGACATCAAACTTCTCGCAAGATATCTATCATATCTAAATCGTGGCAAAAGCAAGATACAGTGTTAAGTTAATTGAAAAAGTATCCAAATACTTACCATCACAAAAGTCCTTTCCCAAGCCATGGAACATTccccttctcttttcttgtcaAATCTTCAAAGCCTTTGGTTGTTTGTATGCTTTATCATTGTGCTAAAAGCCCTAATACCTAGCTTGATTCAGAAATGgtccaagaaacaaaaaccaaaacttcCCCCAGGTCCCAAACCATGGCCTGTGGTGGGCAACCTTCCTGCCATGTTAGCAAACAAACCTGTTCATCGATGGATACACAATCTCATGAAAGAAATGAACACTGAGATTGCATGTATCCGCCTAGGAAATACCTATGTTATCCCAGTCACATGTCCCACCATTGCCAGACAGTTTTTGGGTGAACAGGATGCAACTTTTGCATCAAGATCACTAACCACTTGCACTGATCTCATTAGTGGCGGATATTTAACCACAATTTTAGTGCCATTTGGGGACCagtggaagaaaatgaagaaaatctTAAGCAGTGCTTTGCTTTCCTCACAAAAGCACCTATGGCTCCATGACAGAAGGACCGAAGAAGCTGACAACCTTATGTTTTACGTCTACAACAAAAGCAAAACTGTGAACAATGGTGTTGCTGGCCTTGTGAACATTCGAAGTGTTGCAAGGCATTATTGTGGCAACGTTATGAGGAAAATTCTTTTCAGTACAAGGTATTTTGGGAAGGGTAGGATGGATGGAGGACCAGGTTTTGAGGAGGAAGAACAAGTTGAGTCCGTCTTCGTTTTACTTAGGTATCTTTATGCTTTTTCTATTTCTGATTTTATCCCATGCTTGAGGAGACTTGACTTAGATGGACACCAGAAGAAGGTCAAGGAAGCTTTGAAAGTCATGAAGAAATATCATGATCCCATCGTTCAAGAAAGAGTTAAACAATGGAATGATGAAGCAAAGATTGATGAACAAGACTGGCTTGACATTTTGATCTCCTTGAAAGATGCCGACAACAATCTATTATTGACAATGGAAGAAATTAGTGCACAAATTGTGGTAATATTTCTCTTCCCTCTTAGTGTTTTCATGAGTAAAATGATTTTTGGAAACCCTAAGCCTTTGCATCATCATATTTCACTTCTCTATACTTCTTACTTGTATTATGCATTAATGATTCGAAATCCATATTCAATCTGCTTGCAGGAAATATTGATTGCAACAGTGGACAATCCATCGAATGCTTTTGAATGGGCTCTCGCTGAAATGATAAACCAACCAAATTTGCTCCAACGAGCCATTGAAGAATTGGATAGTGTGGTGGGAAAAGAGAGGTTGGTTCAAGAATCAGATATACCAAATCTCAACTTTGTAAAGGCCTGTGCAAGAGAAGCTTTTCGCCTTCATCCATTGGCAGCTTTTAATGTTCCTCATGTCTCAATGAGTGATACAACTGTAGGAAATTACTTCATCCCGAAGGGTAGCCATGTAATACTAAGTAGAAGAGAACTTGGAAGAAACCCTAAAGTGTGGAATGAACCCCTGGAGTTTAAACCAGAACGTCACCTTAAGAGTGATAATGGGTCTAATGTAGTTTTGACAGAGCCAAATTTGAGGTTCATATCTTTCAGCACAGGAAAGCGTGGTTGTCCTGGAGTTACGCTTGGGACCACAATGACCGTGATGCTATTTGCAAGGTTGCTTCATGGCTTCACTTGGACTGCCTCATCcaatgtttcaaaaataaaccTAGCTGAGTCCAATGATGGTTTAAATCTTGCAGAGCCACTTATGGCAGTTGCTAAGCCCAGATTACCACCACAATTATATCACCTTTAATTTAGCACAAGAATTTACCCAAGCAACAAATATTTTCCCAAATCAATCtgttaaatatatgatatgGCATATGTTATGAAgaacaatatataaatgtttttatgttttctgtttttcttttttata
Coding sequences within:
- the LOC106778952 gene encoding isoleucine N-monooxygenase 2-like gives rise to the protein MEHLPIHLAXEAWLGGPVQYRWMYPFERFMGESKRSVKNKARVEGSICSAYLHRETTYFCSHYFNNFMLKPINVRNETQSATSHSTLSVFRQVGRHAGKEFTHWLSDAEFNSAHVHILINCLEVKVYLDSFLVAMQVPEGSSSAIIHSQFPQWFRDQVHNQPLSPLIQDLRELSNWPMRCXKEWHTYFVNGYKFHTDAWSKGKKTTNFGVFVKGLTEGGYDDFYGIIEKIYELEYNTSSTPKRKWSKKQKPKLPPGPKPWPVVGNLPAMLANKPVHRWIHNLMKEMNTEIACIRLGNTYVIPVTCPTIARQFLGEQDATFASRSLTTCTDLISGGYLTTILVPFGDQWKKMKKILSSALLSSQKHLWLHDRRTEEADNLMFYVYNKSKTVNNGVAGLVNIRSVARHYCGNVMRKILFSTRYFGKGRMDGGPGFEEEEQVESVFVLLRYLYAFSISDFIPCLRRLDLDGHQKKVKEALKVMKKYHDPIVQERVKQWNDEAKIDEQDWLDILISLKDADNNLLLTMEEISAQIVEILIATVDNPSNAFEWALAEMINQPNLLQRAIEELDSVVGKERLVQESDIPNLNFVKACAREAFRLHPLAAFNVPHVSMSDTTVGNYFIPKGSHVILSRRELGRNPKVWNEPLEFKPERHLKSDNGSNVVLTEPNLRFISFSTGKRGCPGVTLGTTMTVMLFARLLHGFTWTASSNVSKINLAESNDGLNLAEPLMAVAKPRLPPQLYHL